A window of the Pseudomonadota bacterium genome harbors these coding sequences:
- a CDS encoding NAD(P)-dependent glycerol-3-phosphate dehydrogenase yields the protein MNFQTIGIVAPGAWGTALALAIARAGRDVLLWARDPDLVRQMQTRRENTRYLPGIPLEGRIRITDSLKDLAGADVVLLVTPAQVVRETCRALRPVLADTVPVILCAKGIELGTGKLLSEVTAEELSGHSVATLSGPTFATEVARGLPTAVTLACADPALGQALAAALGSPVFRPYVCTDVIGAEVGGAVKNVLAIASGIVEGKGLGENARAALITRGLSEITRLATALGGRAETMMGLSGFGDIILTCTSRKSRNMSLGYEIGQGKPLKEIMAGRQGVVEGLPTAGAVMALAQRLGIDMPICAAVDTILNHGARVDETIRILLTRPFRHE from the coding sequence ATGAATTTTCAGACCATCGGGATTGTGGCGCCTGGCGCCTGGGGAACGGCACTGGCGCTGGCCATCGCACGGGCTGGACGCGATGTGCTGTTGTGGGCGCGGGACCCGGACCTGGTGAGGCAGATGCAGACCCGCCGGGAAAATACCCGCTATCTGCCGGGGATCCCGCTGGAGGGACGTATTCGCATAACGGACAGCCTGAAGGATCTGGCTGGCGCTGATGTTGTGCTTCTGGTCACGCCGGCCCAGGTGGTGCGTGAGACATGCCGCGCCCTGCGTCCTGTTCTGGCAGACACTGTGCCTGTTATTCTCTGCGCCAAGGGGATTGAGCTTGGCACGGGCAAGCTGTTGTCCGAAGTGACGGCAGAGGAACTTTCCGGCCATTCCGTGGCGACCCTGTCCGGGCCCACTTTTGCCACAGAAGTGGCCCGTGGACTGCCCACAGCCGTTACGCTGGCCTGCGCCGATCCGGCACTGGGGCAGGCTCTGGCGGCCGCACTGGGAAGCCCCGTGTTCCGGCCCTATGTATGTACGGATGTCATTGGCGCCGAAGTGGGTGGTGCTGTGAAAAACGTGCTGGCCATCGCCAGCGGTATTGTGGAAGGGAAGGGGCTGGGGGAAAATGCCCGTGCGGCCCTGATTACCCGCGGCCTGTCGGAAATCACCCGGCTGGCCACAGCGCTGGGCGGCAGGGCCGAGACCATGATGGGTCTGTCGGGCTTTGGCGACATCATCCTGACCTGCACCAGCCGCAAGTCCCGCAACATGTCGCTGGGTTATGAGATCGGCCAGGGAAAGCCCCTGAAAGAGATCATGGCCGGGCGCCAGGGTGTGGTGGAGGGCCTGCCCACCGCCGGGGCTGTGATGGCCCTGGCGCAGCGGCTGGGGATCGACATGCCCATCTGCGCCGCTGTTGACACCATTCTCAATCACGGGGCCCGGGTGGACGAGACCATCCGGATCCTGCTGACTAGGCCTTTCCGGCATGAATAA